The following proteins are co-located in the Mycosarcoma maydis chromosome 11, whole genome shotgun sequence genome:
- a CDS encoding RNA-binding protein YRA1 (related to YRA1 - RNA annealing protein), translating to MSMNIDKPLDQIMAERPKKSGAGAGRNSQRGRRGGRSARPSAKAAAVGSNAQNAAVIAASNRSKPPIVIPGRGSGGGSKIILSNLPLDVTEAQVKELFATTIGPLRKVAMSYRATGQSTGVCTVEFQRADDAGRAYTQYNNRLIDGKKPLKVEVVVDPSKVAAAPAAAPKGAKAVKGAAAAGPAKGKGGRGATSAQGRGRGRGAKREARPKKTVEDLDAEMEDYNKQASTDAPAS from the exons ATG TCCATGAACATTGACAAGC CCCTTGACCAGATCATGGCCGAACGTCCCAAGAAGAGCGGTGCCGGTGCCGGTCGCAACAGCCAACGCGGTCGCCGTGGAGGCCGTAGTGCTCGTCCCAGCGCCAAGGCTGCCGCCGTCGGCAGCAACGCTCAGAACGCTGCCGTCATCGCAGCCTCGAACCGCAGCAAGCCTCCCATCGTTATTCCCGGCCGAggcagcggcggtggcagcaagaTCATCCTCAGCAACCTGCCTCTCGATGTAACCGAAGCTCAAGTCAAG GAACTGTTCGCTACCACCATCGGCCCGCTTCGCAAGGTGGCCATGAGTTACCGAGCCACCGGCCAGTCAACTGGCGTTTGCACTGTTGAATTCCAGCGagccgacgatgctggCCGTGCATACACCCAATACAACAACCGTTTGATCGATGGAA AGAAGCCCCTCAAGGTTGAAGTAGTTGTGGACCCTTCCAaggtggctgctgctcccgCTGCCGCGCCAAAGGGTGCCAAGGCTGTCAAGGgtgccgccgctgctggccCAGCCAAGGGCAAGGGAGGTCGCGGTGCTACCTCTGCGCAGGGTCGCGGCCGTGGCCGTGGCGCCAAGCGCGAGGCGCGCCCCAAGAAGACTGTCGAGGACCTCGAcgccgagatggaggaCTACAACAAGCAGGCCTCCACCGATGCCCCTGCCTCGTAA